A window from Peromyscus eremicus chromosome 5, PerEre_H2_v1, whole genome shotgun sequence encodes these proteins:
- the LOC131911020 gene encoding putative vomeronasal receptor-like protein 4, producing MKMIWRDLIQRLIFISLTGLGVLGNIILFVGHVYTFMGPERKNVDVMLIHLAFVNIIIIHCIGVRDIATIFYFRNFLGDIGCKTIIYLERVARGLSICTTCLLSVVQAVTISPRTILCRKLKPQTAWQVLPFLLLFWIFNSLISSNLLHYITAARSTNRSEFGMYTGYCCMLPSTHTVKWLFLSLMALRDVIFQSLMGWSSGSMALHLYKHHVRVFYLHSSRFANDSRPEIRATHSVLTLMACFLFFYWADFIFSFYTGSTVTHDSTILNIKAFLVLSYAVLSPFVLIIRDVHVAKH from the coding sequence ATGAAGATGATCTGGAGAGACCTCATCCAGAGACTAATTTTCATTTCACTTACTGGACTTGGAGTTTTAGGGAACATCATCTTATTTGTGGGACATGTGTATACTTTCATGGGTCCTGAGAGAAAAAATGTAGATGTTATGCTCATTCACTTGGCTTTTGTGAACATAATCATTATTCATTGCATAGGAGTCAGAGACATAGCGAcaattttttatttcagaaacttCCTAGGTGACATTGGTTGTAAAACTATAATTTACCTAGAAAGGGTGGCCCGGGGCCTCTCCATCTGCACCACCTGTCTCCTCAGCGTGGTCCAGGCTGTCACCATCAGTCCCAGGACAATCCTTTGCAGAAAGCTCAAACCACAGACTGCATGGCaagttcttccctttctcctcctcttttggaTCTTTAACTCCCTGATAAGCTCCAACTTGCTTCACTATATCACAGCAGCCAGGAGCACAAACAGGTCTGAATTCGGGATGTATACTGGGTATTGCTGCATGCTGCCATCCACACACACAGTTAAGTGGCTTTTCCTCTCCCTCATGGCTCTTCGTGATGTCATTTTCCAGAGTCTCATGGGCTGGAGCAGTGGGTCTATGGCTCTCCATCTGTACAAACATCACGTACGTGTCTTCTACCTTCACAGTTCCAGGTTTGCAAATGATTCCAGGCCAGAAATCAGAGCTACCCATAGTGTTCTCACTCTCATGgcctgcttccttttcttttattgggcagatttcattttctccttctacacaggctccacagtgacacatgatTCCACAATACTCAATATTAAAGCATTTTTAGTACTTAGTTATGCTGTTCTAAGTCCCTTTGTCCTGATCATCAGGGATGTCCATGTTGCTAAGCACTGA
- the LOC131911294 gene encoding putative vomeronasal receptor-like protein 4 has translation MILDSVKGTVFLCLTGLGTMGNILVFASYMHMFQSTEKKPIHLILAHLALTNIIMLLSKGMPKTIEAFNFGNFLDDTSCKVVVYLARASRGLSICTSSLLTVVQAIIISPRHSRWQMLTLKTPQHILSSLLFFWILNFLISMNLPYYIKSINSVNITQVKKGSNYCYFLPESWIIRWIFLILMVLRDAVFQGAMGGASGYMVFLLHKHHQHVLYLQKAKLLYRTPPELRAAQSVLLLMLCFLSFYWADCFICLIFTFFLENYSQILYVPEFLTLGYAVISPFILIQRDEHLTKYCHTQ, from the coding sequence ATGATTTTGGACTCTGTGAAGGGCACAGTCTTCCTCTGTCTCACTGGGCTTGGCACCATGGGGAACATCTTAGTTTTTGCCAGTTACATGCACATGTTCCAAAGCACTGAGAAGAAACCTATACACCTCATTCTTGCTCACTTGGCACTCACAAACATCATAATGCTTCTTTCGAAAGGGATGCCGAAGACTATAGAAGCCTTTAATTTTGGAAACTTCTTAGATGACACCAGTTGTAAAGTTGTTGTTTACCTGGCAAGAGCATCCCGGGGCCTCTCCATCTGCACCAGCAGTCTCCTCACTGTGGTCCAGGCCATCATCATCAGCCCCAGACACTCCAGGTGGCAGATGCTCACCCTGAAGACTCCACAGCACATTCTTTCCTCACTGCTCTTCTTTTGGATACTCAATTTCTTGATCAGCATGAATTTACCATATTACATTAAAAGTATCAACAGTGTGAACATAACACAGGTTAAAAAAGGCAGCAATTATTGCTATTTTCTGCCAGAAAGCTGGATAATAAGATGGATTTTTCTCATCCTCATGGTCCTGAGAGATGCTGTGTTTCAGGGTGCCATGGGAGGGGCCAGTGGCTACATGGTATTTCTTCTCCACAAGCACCACCAGCATGTCCTCTACCTTCAGAAGGCCAAGCTTCTCTACAGAACTCCCCCTGAGCTGAGAGCTGCCCAGAGTGTCCTCCTTCTGatgctctgttttctttccttctattgggcagattgttttatttgtttaatttttactttcttcttagAAAATTATTCCCAAATACTGTATGTTCCAGAGTTTCTAACTCTTGGATATGCAGTTATCAGCCCCTTCATACTTATTCAGAGAGATGAACATCTGACTAAATATTGTCATACTCAGTAA